The proteins below are encoded in one region of Mycobacterium shinjukuense:
- a CDS encoding bifunctional nuclease family protein, which translates to MGEVRVVGIRVEQPHNQPVLLLREANGDRYLPIWIGQSEAAAIALEQQGVEPPRPLTHDLIRDVIAALGHSLKEVRIVDLQEGTFYADLIFDRNIKVSARPSDSVAIALRVGVPIYVEEAVLAQAGLLIPDESDEEAGGGVREDEVEKFKEFLDSVSPDDFKAT; encoded by the coding sequence ATGGGCGAAGTTCGTGTTGTCGGCATTCGCGTCGAGCAGCCGCACAACCAGCCGGTGCTGCTCTTGCGCGAGGCCAACGGTGACCGTTACCTGCCGATCTGGATCGGCCAGTCGGAGGCGGCCGCCATCGCGCTGGAGCAGCAGGGCGTCGAACCACCGCGTCCGCTGACGCACGATCTGATCAGGGATGTCATTGCTGCACTTGGGCATTCGCTCAAGGAAGTGCGCATCGTCGACTTGCAGGAAGGCACGTTCTACGCGGATTTGATCTTCGACCGCAATATCAAGGTGTCGGCCCGGCCCTCCGACTCGGTGGCGATCGCGCTCAGGGTCGGCGTTCCCATCTACGTCGAGGAGGCCGTGCTCGCCCAGGCCGGTCTGTTGATCCCCGACGAAAGCGACGAGGAGGCCGGCGGCGGTGTTCGCGAGGACGAGGTGGAGAAGTTCAAGGAGTTTCTCGACAGCGTGTCACCCGACGACTTCAAAGCCACCTAG
- the ftsR gene encoding transcriptional regulator FtsR: MSAPDSPTLAGMSIGAVLELLRPDFPDVTISKIRFLEAEGLVTPQRTASGYRRFTAYDCARLRFILTAQRDHYLPLKVIRAQLDAQPDGELPPFGSPYGVPRLVSVAGTGTGRGAEDAAVSATRLRLGREDLLERSGVDDDLLTALLKGGVITTGPGGFFDEHAVVILRCARALSEYGVEPRHLRAFRSAADRQSDLIAQIAGPVVKADKAGARDRADDLAREVAALAITLHTSLLKSAVRDLLHR; the protein is encoded by the coding sequence GTGAGCGCACCCGATAGCCCCACGCTGGCCGGGATGTCGATCGGGGCGGTCCTGGAACTGCTGCGGCCGGATTTTCCCGATGTCACCATCTCCAAGATTCGTTTCCTGGAGGCCGAGGGGCTGGTGACGCCGCAGCGCACCGCATCGGGATACCGCAGGTTCACCGCGTACGACTGCGCCCGCCTGCGCTTCATCCTCACCGCTCAGCGGGACCATTACCTGCCGCTGAAGGTGATCAGGGCGCAGCTGGACGCCCAGCCCGACGGTGAGTTGCCGCCGTTCGGATCTCCTTACGGCGTACCGCGATTGGTGTCGGTAGCAGGCACCGGGACCGGCCGTGGCGCAGAGGACGCGGCGGTGTCGGCCACCCGTCTGCGGCTCGGCAGGGAAGACCTGCTGGAACGCTCCGGAGTGGACGACGATCTGCTGACGGCCCTGCTCAAAGGGGGAGTGATCACCACCGGGCCGGGCGGGTTCTTCGACGAGCACGCGGTCGTGATCCTGCGATGCGCCCGGGCGCTGTCCGAATACGGGGTGGAACCGAGGCACCTGCGCGCCTTCCGCTCCGCCGCCGATCGCCAGTCTGACTTGATCGCGCAAATCGCCGGCCCAGTGGTCAAGGCCGACAAGGCCGGCGCCCGTGACCGCGCCGACGATCTGGCCCGCGAGGTCGCCGCGCTGGCCATCACATTGCACACTTCGTTGCTCAAGTCGGCCGTTCGCGACCTTCTGCACCGCTGA